In Verrucomicrobiia bacterium, the following are encoded in one genomic region:
- a CDS encoding flippase-like domain-containing protein, protein MNEGAARRLAPWKLARAAAGLLLLGAIFHSIFCNEVQLQLQASGGPSWSSLTRWEQRSLAWTRGPAGLWATIRRLDAVSLATAFLLCGLLVAAGAVRWRRVLREQGLHLSWREVMRISLVAQFFNAFLLGTAGGDVVKAWYAARAAPQRRAEAAVSVFVDRMLGTLGLLLAALLLALPNREFIASFRRYQAVVLVLGAMAVVVAMLLALGFFTDVLRHEGLVGRTLRRIPKGESVVRALSGCRRLGRNPLFLAAMAFWSLLIAAGVAATYGVLARGIGLTLEPRLLAFASLAVVCLAALPVTPSGLGVRENLFVWLVGLPLFGLKPGLALSLSLLGYTVNLAWSAIGGLVYLLMPRREEFAAVREAGGAS, encoded by the coding sequence ATGAATGAGGGCGCGGCGCGGCGCCTCGCGCCCTGGAAGCTCGCCCGGGCCGCCGCCGGGCTCCTGCTCCTCGGCGCCATCTTCCATTCCATCTTCTGCAATGAGGTCCAGCTGCAGCTTCAGGCCTCCGGTGGGCCGTCCTGGTCGTCGCTGACCCGGTGGGAACAGCGTTCCCTGGCCTGGACCCGTGGGCCGGCGGGTTTGTGGGCGACGATCCGCAGACTGGATGCCGTCAGTCTCGCCACCGCCTTCCTTCTCTGCGGCCTCCTGGTGGCGGCGGGGGCGGTGCGGTGGCGGCGGGTGCTGCGGGAGCAGGGACTGCATCTTTCCTGGCGTGAGGTGATGCGGATCTCGCTGGTGGCGCAGTTCTTCAACGCCTTCCTCCTCGGCACGGCCGGAGGCGACGTGGTCAAGGCCTGGTATGCGGCGCGCGCGGCGCCGCAGCGGCGCGCCGAGGCGGCGGTGTCGGTGTTTGTGGATCGCATGCTGGGCACCCTGGGCCTCCTCCTGGCCGCCCTGCTGCTCGCCCTGCCCAATCGCGAATTCATCGCGTCCTTTCGCCGCTACCAGGCGGTGGTGCTGGTCCTCGGCGCCATGGCGGTCGTTGTCGCCATGCTGCTGGCGCTCGGCTTTTTCACCGATGTCCTCAGGCACGAAGGCCTGGTGGGAAGGACTCTCCGGAGGATTCCGAAGGGTGAGTCGGTCGTCCGTGCGTTGTCCGGATGCCGCCGGCTCGGCCGCAATCCGCTCTTCCTGGCCGCCATGGCCTTCTGGTCCCTGCTGATTGCGGCCGGCGTGGCGGCGACCTATGGCGTGCTGGCCCGCGGGATCGGCTTGACGCTCGAGCCGCGGTTGCTCGCGTTTGCGTCCCTGGCCGTGGTCTGTCTCGCGGCCCTGCCGGTGACCCCCTCGGGTCTCGGGGTGCGCGAGAACCTGTTCGTCTGGCTGGTGGGGTTGCCCCTGTTTGGACTCAAGCCGGGCCTGGCTCTCTCCCTGTCCCTCCTGGGGTACACGGTGAACCTCGCCTGGAGCGCAATCGGGGGTCTCGTTTATCTGTTGATGCCCCGACGCGAGGAATTCGCGGCCGTGCGGGAGGCGGGCGGGGCGTCCTGA